One window from the genome of Anopheles merus strain MAF chromosome 3R, AmerM5.1, whole genome shotgun sequence encodes:
- the LOC121595658 gene encoding uncharacterized protein LOC121595658 has product MQQYAVDQCCKIEEQRLKFQREHQAQLRADAYAGIMDFAGPIVNPLPEDPLEHDRTLGQAGTRIILAPSFPGGERYMRAQYQDSMAIVRAIGKPDLFITVTCNPKWVEVSEALLPRQHAADRPDLTARVFRLKLKSILDDLSAGVLGLEIARIHVIEYQKRGLPHAHCLLMLAEADKPRSADDYDRLVSAEIPDPENEQLYQTVRMCMMHGPCGRSNPDAPCMKDGVCSKRFPKNFTNETKQADDGYPVYRRRNDGRTVTVKGVHLDNRYVVPFNPWLCHKYDCHINVEVCSSVASVKYLYKYVYKGHDRVVISPSTSLNEIQEYLDARYISASQAMAIIFGFEMQEKTVTVVVLPIHLENQQGIVFNSNENIESVIERGHHTMLTRFFQLMANDPSARNLTYQELPTYFRYAKPTQRLPWHEGSGCQWIQRIRDASIVIGRMVYCPMSQMERYCLRLMLCYRKGPTSFEDLRTVDGIVYASYHEAATMAGLLQDEHEWDRAMQEAFSFHMPSQLRHLFAIILSQQPQNPRRLWESYVLHLCEDFHWQHRERYTTQDSDQNMLLRTQEQFCALRVIDRYLRQMTPSKTLTNFPDMPQLADFQHLPMHLQSDQHNDVNSHIDAERSYSFNVLDETLASINLLNSEQRVVYDIVTAAVDRIGPEIEDFPEEHHNLFFLDGPGGTGKSFLLEKILAYTRRKSKIALAPAASGIAALLLTGGRTVHTTFKLPLVLDEYSTCNIPTQSSLADLMRQTSLIVWDEASMSSRFALEAVDRSLKDIVGVHRPFGGKVVLLCGDFRQILPIVPKGTDAQVVQQSINNSVLEQLPGQVQEYLSVDTLVNPEEQEALQLPPEFLHSINFRYKVKARVIHGDREKGCPTCNHPTELPAEPGGIGQLPQQFVVVKEIENIISQRALLGMVRTQILHHHQSHLLGARYVLTKLHVLLKRFEQSQKSFGTLDGTITDTMQFVADKEAPNVRVPTNVPIFGIVITHRVGPQKSAIEQSAGDLATLEAHKLVLQDYEGRRSGHGGITVQTDLRSRDDDDHSVSMTIADNRDGSYGLTFEPSRPGVMHLMLFVDGKLLEVCLMCRLCSPVLRTIDVTFFAAQNCPVVL; this is encoded by the exons ATGCAACAGTACGCCGTTGATCAATGCTGTAAGATCGAAGAACAGCGGCTCAAGTTCCAACGTGAACATCAAGCACAGCTGCGtgccgatgcatacgctggcATAATGGATTTTGCTGGTCCAATCGTCAATCCGTTACCGGAAGATCCGCTCGAACACGACCGAACACTTGGGCAAGCGGGCACACGCATTATTCTTGCCCCATCTTTCCCAGGAGGCGAGCGCTATATGCGCGCCCAATATCAAGATTCGATGGCCATTGTGAGAGCTATTGGAAAGCCAGATTTATTTATCACTGTCACTTGCAACCCGAAATGGGTAGAGGTATCGGAAGCTTTACTTCCACGACAACATGCCGCAGATCGACCAGATCTGACGGCCCGTGTGTTTCGACTGAAACTAAAATCTATCTTGGATGACCTTTCGGCTGGAGTTCTTGGTTTAGAGATTGCACGCATTCATGTTATTGAATACCAGAAGCGTGGCCTTCCCCATGCTCACTGTTTGCTGATGCTTGCTGAAGCGGACAAGCCACGATCGGCGGATGATTATGACCGTTTAGTCTCTGCCGAAATCCCGGATCCAGAAAACGAACAACTTTATCAAACAGTACGCATGTGCATGATGCATGGACCATGCGGTAGATCGAATCCGGATGCACCGTGTATGAAAGATGGTGTATGTTCGAAAAGGTTCCCGAAAAATTTCaccaatgaaacaaaacaagccgATGACGGTTATCCAGTATATAGACGACGCAACGATGGACGTACTGTAACAGTAAAGGGTGTACACCTGGACAATCGTTATGTTGTACCCTTCAATCCGTGGTTGTGTCATAAATACGATTGTCACATAAACGTCGAGGTATGTTCGTCGGTGGCCAGTGTTAAGTACCTTTACAAGTACGTGTATAAGGGACACGACCGAGTAGTAATTTCGCCATCTACATCATTGAACGAGATACAAGAATATCTTGATGCTCGGTACATATCAGCATCTCAGGCCATGGCAATCATCTTCGGTTTCGAGATGCAGGAAAAAACAGTCACTGTCGTCGTACTACCGATACACCTCGAGAACCAACAGGGAATCGTCTTTAATTCGAACGAAAACATCGAATCTGTCATCGAACGAGGCCACCACACAATGCTAACGCGCTTCTTTCAGCTGATGGCAAATGATCCTTCCGCGCGAAATCTCACATATCAAGAGCTACCGACGTACTTCCGATATGCCAAGCCAACTCAGCGACTTCCATGGCATGAAGGCTCAGGATGCCAGTGGATTCAACGCATTCGTGACGCAAGCATCGTGATTGGTCGTATGGTATACTGTCCGATGTCGCAGATGGAACGGTACTGCTTGCGGTTGATGCTGTGCTATCGCAAGGGCCCAACTTCATTTGAAGACCTTCGGACGGTTGACGGTATCGTTTATGCGTCTTACCATGAAGCAGCTACTATGGCTGGGCTACTACAAGATGAGCATGAATGGGATCGGGCAATGCAGGAAGCCTTTTCGTTCCATATGCCATCTCAACTGCGCCATCTGTTCGCAATCATCCTGTCGCAACAGCCACAAAATCCTCGCCGCCTGTGGGAGTCGTACGTGTTACATTTATGTGAGGATTTCCATTGGCAGCATCGAGAGCGTTATACAACGCAGGACTCTGATCAAAACATGCTGCTACGTACACAGGAGCAATTTTGTGCTCTGCGCGTCATCGACAGATATTTGCGTCAAATGACACCATCAAAAACGCTGACCAACTTTCCAGACATGCCACAATTGGCTGATTTTCAACATCTTCCGATGCACCTTCAATCCGATCAGCATAACGATGTAAATTCGCACATCGATGCAGAACGTTCGTATAGCTTCAATGTACTAGACGAAACGCTTGCATCGATAAATCTACTGAATTCCGAGCAAAGAGTGGTGTACGATATTGTCACTGCCGCGGTAGATCGTATCGGACCAGAGATAGAAGATTTTCCAGAAGAGCATCACAACCTTTTCTTTCTGGATGGTCCTGGTGGTACCGGAAAATCTTTCCTCTTAGAGAAAATTCTGGCGTATACGAGGCGGAAGTCAAAGATAGCACTGGCTCCAGCTGCGAGCGGTATCGCCGCGTTACTTCTGACTGGTGGTAGAACAGTGCACACAACTTTTAAGCTGCCACTGGTGCTGGACGAGTATAGCACCTGCAACATACCAACCCAATCGTCGCTTGCGGACCTAATGCGGCAAACCTCTCTTATCGTCTGGGACGAAGCTTCGATGAGCAGTCGCTTTGCTCTGGAAGCAGTAGATCGTAGCTTAAAAGACATTGTAGGTGTACATCGGCCGTTTGGTGGTAAGGTGGTACTGCTTTGTGGTGACTTCCGGCAGATTTTACCAATAGTTCCGAAAGGTACCGATGCACAGGTGGTTCAGCAAT CTATCAACAACAGTGTGTTGGAACAATTACCTGGCCAGGTGCAGGAGTATCTTTCGGTAGACACGTTGGTCAACCCGGAAGAGCAAGAGGCGCTTCAGTTGCCACCAGAGTTTCTGCACTCTATTAAT TTCAGATACAAAGTTAAAGCTAGGGTAATACATGGTGACAGGGAAAAAGGCTGTCCCACCTGTAACCATCCAACGGAGCTGCCAGCGGAACCGGGCGGTATTGGCCAGCTACCGCAGCAATTTGTGGTGGTGAAGGAAATCGAGAACATCATTTCGCAGCGGGCTCTTCTCGGTATGGTTCGCACACAAATTTTGCACCATCATCAATCGCATTTGCTCGGTGCACGTTATGTTCTGACGAAGTTGCA CGTGCTGCTGAAGCGGTTCGAACAGAGCCAGAAGTCGTTTGGAACGCTCGATGGTACCATTACCGATACAATGCAATTCGTCGCCGACAAGGAAGCACCGAATGTGCGGGTGCCAACCAACGTCCCGATATTTGGCATCGTTATCACCCACAGAGTAGGCCCACAGAAGAGTGCCATCGAGCAATCGGCCGGTGATCTGGCTACCCTGGAGGCACACAAGCTGGTCTTGCAGGACTACGAAGGTCGTCGGTCGGGTCACGGTGGCATTACGGTGCAGACGGATCTCCGCTCTCGGGATGACGATGATCACTCGGTATCAATGACCATCGCTGACAATCGGGACGGGTCATATGGGCTGACGTTTGAACCGTCGCGTCCCGGTGTAATGCATTTGATGCTTTTCGTTGACGGAAAGTTGTTGGAGGTGTGTCTGATGTGTCGATTATGCTCGCCGGTGTTGCGTACAATTGATGTGACTTTCTTCGCTGCCCAGAACTGCCCAGTAGTGCTGTGA